A region of Streptomyces halobius DNA encodes the following proteins:
- a CDS encoding DUF6183 family protein: MPDNIEAIVANLTELEDADPVVELAERRLGDGDPAFVADLGTALHARYGTTGERMWQYRSVFGSLLQLLTTTPGRENIAQAVRLIIATGTRKQIRAAASQLASEQPPQLLAAVFAESAPSAEPMVELRACLVQELVLRGAEVAELPEVARWVSSVEWARHSLAWLPLSRLETEGEPGLPRYHARGASWPLPSGRAEAHGEPAVEPIAHVHAVKRTTTKSAVEAISAAVTNWSQESNGRIAAATFALAEPVTIDAVPGILAALDEECLDGLAPSAVAPCSAAQAWRLLFSAASTGGAYNNGLQGAYGRLAAWQSMTALTGAESGASATAAESRVQTCDWYSFGATTNWFEDVAWDIGLAVLEPQRRGLAVLAATDTD; the protein is encoded by the coding sequence ATGCCGGACAACATAGAAGCGATCGTGGCAAACCTGACGGAGTTGGAAGACGCCGACCCCGTAGTGGAGCTGGCCGAACGTCGGCTTGGTGACGGCGACCCTGCCTTCGTCGCCGACCTGGGGACCGCTCTGCACGCCCGATATGGGACCACCGGCGAACGGATGTGGCAGTACCGGAGCGTCTTCGGGAGCCTCTTGCAGCTGCTCACCACTACTCCCGGCCGGGAGAACATCGCACAGGCGGTGCGGCTGATAATCGCCACCGGCACCCGAAAGCAGATCCGCGCGGCTGCGTCCCAGCTGGCCTCCGAGCAGCCTCCGCAACTACTGGCCGCGGTGTTCGCCGAATCTGCCCCGTCTGCCGAGCCGATGGTGGAGTTGCGTGCTTGCCTCGTACAGGAGTTGGTACTCCGAGGCGCCGAGGTGGCCGAACTGCCCGAGGTCGCACGCTGGGTGTCCTCGGTGGAGTGGGCCCGGCACTCTCTGGCCTGGCTGCCGCTGTCGCGGCTTGAGACCGAAGGCGAACCTGGGCTTCCGAGGTACCACGCTCGCGGCGCGTCCTGGCCGCTGCCGTCGGGACGGGCTGAGGCGCACGGCGAGCCGGCCGTGGAGCCGATCGCCCATGTGCACGCGGTGAAGCGGACCACGACAAAATCCGCGGTGGAGGCCATCTCAGCGGCGGTGACGAACTGGTCTCAAGAGTCCAACGGACGGATCGCGGCCGCAACGTTCGCCCTCGCGGAGCCCGTCACCATCGATGCCGTGCCAGGCATCCTGGCGGCCCTGGACGAGGAATGCTTGGACGGGCTGGCCCCCTCCGCGGTTGCCCCGTGCTCGGCTGCCCAGGCGTGGCGACTGCTCTTTTCCGCCGCCTCAACGGGAGGCGCATACAACAATGGCCTGCAGGGTGCCTACGGGCGTCTAGCCGCATGGCAGTCCATGACAGCCCTGACGGGAGCTGAGTCAGGAGCCTCGGCGACGGCGGCTGAGTCCCGGGTGCAGACGTGCGACTGGTACAGCTTCGGCGCCACCACCAACTGGTTCGAGGACGTGGCGTGGGATATCGGACTGGCCGTCCTGGAGCCCCAGCGCCGGGGCCTTGCGGTGCTGGCAGCAACGGACACGGACTGA
- a CDS encoding type IV secretory system conjugative DNA transfer family protein produces the protein MTLIDLTKPHQPSPATDADADAPQYFERAELILALPDAKPLASLGLNPDPLQPLAAAFADVRSEEGEQAEVCLDLIPVSERRLARRRRTLLAAARRRGPSAYGERLTTVSAAGLGASLMDALTSDWNGNRSARTTNRVPRQSDVRDSVGKFTPGGAVFAVQLLLRTTARHPQAARARMNQLLAALASTSGENYFRPHRPKTRRAIARFDHRMATGQFAPRRRQWLTAPELAGFLKPPTARCSGSNVMRSGGIVPPAPATLPVYTGQPDLVPLGAVVYPDGRERIGAARIKDLLFALLLGKSGHGKTEEGLVQAIALAHNGHGTWFLDPHGEAWTRAQPYIVHPHLQDRVWEINLATPTPDQRVVSWNPLSMEGRDATHVQEVVRAVTEGIAAAQDWGDKAPRARTILARTVQALALLALQAVAAGRPDLQPTLFQIRSWLTDDRWREALLPHLPPTVQKYWTTTFPKLAENAVPTVTYAIDRLDTSDSLRAFFGSPRSGYDVRTAMDTGRIVFICPSGSEADALVSCLLIHDLHRAGLSRQDTPREDRKTFWAWGDELTALDSSSKGFLAAIAEQLRKYEVRFVGMTQMALRLSATTRQALLQNQSMLSTCAADYDEAAFVARRWNGHVTAETITELPKYHYLMSIALDGRPTKPFRVRGLPVDELFAHYYNPDRLPALRQAIDTNTRRRAVGEILDALETLDDDIRALFTARPALPAAGGPGDDQHTHLG, from the coding sequence ATGACCCTCATCGACTTGACCAAGCCCCACCAGCCCTCGCCCGCCACCGACGCGGACGCGGACGCGCCGCAGTACTTCGAGCGCGCCGAGCTCATCCTGGCGCTCCCCGACGCCAAGCCCCTCGCGTCCCTGGGCTTGAACCCCGACCCGCTGCAGCCTCTGGCCGCCGCCTTCGCCGACGTCCGCAGTGAGGAGGGCGAGCAGGCCGAGGTGTGCCTGGACCTGATCCCGGTCAGCGAACGCCGCCTCGCCCGCCGCCGCCGCACCCTGCTCGCCGCCGCCCGCCGCCGCGGACCCTCCGCCTACGGCGAGCGCCTCACCACGGTCAGCGCCGCCGGCCTCGGGGCAAGCCTCATGGACGCCCTGACATCCGACTGGAACGGCAACCGCTCCGCACGCACCACGAACCGGGTGCCGCGACAAAGCGACGTCCGCGACAGCGTCGGCAAGTTCACCCCCGGCGGCGCGGTCTTCGCCGTCCAACTCCTGCTGCGCACCACCGCCCGCCACCCCCAGGCCGCCCGCGCCCGCATGAACCAGCTGCTCGCCGCCCTCGCCTCCACCAGCGGGGAAAACTACTTCCGCCCCCACCGCCCCAAGACCCGCCGTGCCATCGCCCGCTTCGACCACCGCATGGCCACCGGCCAGTTCGCGCCCCGCCGTCGGCAGTGGCTGACCGCCCCCGAACTCGCCGGATTCCTCAAGCCCCCCACCGCCCGCTGCTCGGGCAGCAACGTCATGCGCTCCGGCGGTATCGTCCCGCCCGCCCCGGCCACCCTGCCCGTCTACACCGGACAGCCCGACCTCGTCCCGCTCGGCGCCGTCGTCTACCCCGACGGCCGCGAACGCATCGGCGCGGCCCGCATCAAGGACCTGCTGTTCGCCCTCTTGCTGGGCAAGTCCGGTCACGGCAAGACCGAGGAGGGCCTCGTCCAGGCCATCGCCCTGGCCCACAACGGCCACGGCACCTGGTTCCTCGACCCCCACGGCGAAGCCTGGACGCGCGCACAGCCCTACATCGTCCACCCGCACCTGCAGGACCGGGTGTGGGAGATCAACCTGGCCACCCCCACCCCCGACCAGCGCGTGGTGTCGTGGAACCCGCTGTCGATGGAGGGGCGCGACGCCACGCACGTCCAAGAAGTCGTCCGCGCGGTCACCGAGGGCATCGCGGCCGCGCAGGACTGGGGCGACAAGGCACCGCGCGCCCGCACCATCCTGGCGCGCACCGTCCAGGCCCTGGCCCTCCTCGCGCTCCAGGCGGTCGCGGCCGGCCGCCCCGATCTGCAGCCCACCCTCTTCCAGATCCGCTCCTGGCTGACCGACGACCGCTGGCGCGAAGCCCTCCTGCCCCATCTACCGCCCACTGTGCAGAAGTACTGGACCACGACGTTCCCGAAGCTGGCGGAGAACGCGGTGCCCACGGTCACCTACGCCATCGACCGCCTCGACACCTCCGACTCGCTGCGCGCCTTCTTCGGCTCCCCGCGCTCCGGCTACGACGTCCGCACCGCCATGGACACCGGCCGCATCGTGTTCATCTGCCCCTCCGGCTCCGAAGCGGACGCGCTGGTCTCCTGCCTGCTCATCCACGACCTGCACCGCGCCGGCCTCTCCCGCCAGGACACGCCCCGCGAAGACCGCAAGACGTTCTGGGCCTGGGGCGACGAACTCACCGCCCTGGACTCCTCCTCCAAGGGCTTCCTCGCCGCCATCGCCGAACAACTCCGCAAGTACGAAGTGCGCTTCGTCGGCATGACGCAGATGGCACTGCGCCTTTCCGCAACCACCCGACAGGCGCTGCTGCAGAACCAGTCGATGCTCTCGACCTGCGCCGCCGACTACGACGAAGCAGCCTTCGTCGCCCGCCGCTGGAACGGGCACGTCACCGCCGAAACCATCACCGAACTGCCCAAATACCACTACCTGATGTCGATCGCCCTCGACGGCCGCCCCACCAAACCCTTCCGCGTCCGCGGCCTGCCCGTCGACGAACTCTTCGCCCACTACTACAACCCCGACAGGCTGCCCGCTCTTCGCCAGGCCATCGACACCAACACCCGCCGCCGCGCGGTCGGCGAGATTCTCGACGCCCTCGAAACCCTCGACGACGACATCCGCGCGCTGTTCACTGCACGCCCCGCCCTGCCGGCCGCCGGCGGCCCCGGCGACGACCAGCACACCCACCTCGGCTAG
- a CDS encoding replication-relaxation family protein encodes MPYPHPVPAGVSVTGQHALDALYQHRLVSTGQLHRLITPQNTSSEYLRRQLQSLRSDGLADCVNRRRHGQSELLWWLTENGAEAVEATGLLAKRPYRMSRQAAAGPLQEHTLATVETGTAFVTHAARLGHECGPLDWTPEIAHYYRAEDRPGEELSLIPDAVLHYVHTEADRRTLLTFFIEVDRAQMTVGRLAQKLHAYAAYHAYAPQPATRAARTTTAKPQLAWRSRYPLYPRVLLVLTGATSARLQSRINDLRSLAAADPRLPTAGIKAGITTLDELRDRGPFAPIVTPVLGPATPTDVWLAPTTAPAATAA; translated from the coding sequence ATGCCCTACCCCCACCCTGTCCCCGCCGGCGTCAGCGTCACCGGCCAGCACGCCCTCGACGCCCTCTACCAGCACCGCCTGGTCTCCACCGGCCAACTCCACCGCCTGATCACCCCGCAGAACACCAGCTCCGAATACCTCCGCCGCCAGCTCCAGAGCCTGCGCAGCGACGGCCTGGCCGATTGCGTCAACCGCCGCCGCCACGGCCAGAGCGAACTGCTGTGGTGGCTGACCGAAAACGGCGCCGAAGCCGTGGAAGCCACCGGCCTGCTGGCCAAACGCCCCTACCGCATGAGCCGGCAGGCAGCCGCCGGCCCCCTGCAGGAGCACACCCTGGCCACCGTCGAAACCGGCACCGCTTTCGTCACCCACGCCGCCCGCCTCGGCCACGAATGCGGGCCCCTCGACTGGACCCCGGAGATCGCCCACTACTACCGCGCCGAAGACCGCCCCGGCGAGGAACTGTCGCTGATCCCCGACGCCGTTCTCCACTACGTCCACACCGAAGCCGACCGGCGCACGCTGCTCACCTTCTTCATCGAGGTCGACCGCGCCCAGATGACCGTGGGCCGCCTCGCCCAGAAACTCCACGCCTACGCCGCCTACCACGCCTACGCCCCGCAGCCGGCCACCCGCGCGGCACGCACCACCACCGCCAAGCCCCAGCTGGCATGGCGCAGCCGCTATCCCCTCTACCCCCGCGTCCTTCTCGTCCTCACCGGCGCCACGAGCGCGCGACTCCAAAGCCGCATCAACGACCTGCGCAGCCTTGCCGCAGCCGACCCCCGCCTGCCCACCGCCGGCATCAAGGCCGGCATCACCACACTCGACGAACTGCGCGACCGCGGCCCCTTCGCCCCCATCGTCACCCCCGTACTCGGCCCAGCCACCCCGACCGACGTCTGGCTCGCCCCCACCACCGCGCCTGCCGCCACCGCGGCCTGA
- a CDS encoding DUF5708 family protein, translating into MAPASKNIVEGAVCAVIGVALGLFTEDVHIPVFTLTKVGVVLIAIGGIQLLYGVYQAFGARSVE; encoded by the coding sequence GTGGCTCCCGCCTCGAAGAACATCGTCGAGGGCGCAGTCTGCGCCGTCATCGGAGTTGCGCTGGGCTTGTTCACCGAGGATGTCCACATTCCCGTCTTTACGCTCACGAAGGTGGGCGTGGTGCTGATCGCTATCGGTGGCATACAGCTGCTTTACGGCGTGTACCAGGCGTTCGGCGCGCGGAGTGTGGAGTAG
- a CDS encoding transposase, which produces MAKAVRVVWGVMLSQARTAMSHSAFCGLSEEHLGELASELAARWEARCESGRHDRRGGSRRREAGAGPKYGLVFVDRLLVTLVHLRTGLTHQALGVVYGVGSSTIGRAIGEIRPLLAERGFAVPDHPGLRLRTLEDVFAYAEAENVTLRIDGMETQVRRPRAGRPGRRAFVSGKRKQNTIKTTTISDGHGRTLWSGAVRPGRMHDQTSVRTEGIAEQFRRHPTVKAEVDDGYRGLAIEFPGQVFAPPKKPKGADDDAPLTERYGWREMKRRQSSRRICVEHANAEHRQWRPLQRYTGRRETYGETHRAVAGLVSARAARRPTRHKPSTELVPVRPAAC; this is translated from the coding sequence ATGGCGAAGGCCGTGCGAGTTGTCTGGGGTGTGATGCTCAGTCAGGCCCGCACGGCCATGTCCCATTCTGCCTTCTGCGGCCTGTCGGAGGAGCACCTGGGCGAGCTGGCCTCCGAGCTCGCCGCGCGCTGGGAGGCGCGATGTGAGTCCGGACGGCACGACCGACGTGGGGGTTCCCGTCGCCGGGAGGCGGGGGCCGGACCGAAGTACGGACTGGTCTTCGTCGACCGGCTGCTGGTGACGCTGGTGCACCTGCGGACCGGGCTCACCCACCAGGCCCTGGGAGTGGTCTACGGGGTGGGCTCGTCCACCATCGGCCGCGCGATCGGTGAGATCCGTCCGCTGCTCGCCGAGCGCGGATTCGCCGTCCCGGACCATCCTGGGCTGCGGCTGCGCACGCTGGAGGACGTGTTCGCCTACGCCGAAGCCGAAAACGTCACCCTGCGGATTGACGGGATGGAGACCCAGGTCCGCCGCCCGAGGGCGGGCAGACCCGGCCGGCGCGCGTTCGTGTCAGGCAAACGGAAGCAGAACACCATCAAGACGACCACGATCAGTGACGGGCACGGGCGCACCCTGTGGTCCGGGGCAGTGCGGCCGGGCCGGATGCATGACCAGACCTCGGTGCGCACCGAGGGCATCGCCGAGCAGTTCCGTCGGCACCCCACGGTCAAAGCAGAGGTCGACGACGGCTATCGGGGTCTGGCCATCGAGTTCCCCGGCCAGGTCTTCGCCCCGCCGAAGAAACCGAAGGGGGCGGATGACGACGCGCCGTTGACCGAACGGTATGGCTGGCGCGAGATGAAGCGCCGCCAGTCCTCGCGTCGCATCTGTGTCGAACACGCGAACGCCGAGCACCGCCAGTGGCGTCCGCTTCAGCGGTACACCGGACGCCGCGAGACCTACGGCGAAACCCACCGCGCCGTCGCCGGGCTGGTCTCTGCCCGCGCCGCCCGCAGGCCCACCCGGCACAAGCCAAGCACCGAACTCGTGCCCGTCCGCCCGGCGGCCTGCTGA